A window from Rhea pennata isolate bPtePen1 chromosome 1, bPtePen1.pri, whole genome shotgun sequence encodes these proteins:
- the NTF3 gene encoding neurotrophin-3 isoform X1: MVTPTTILQVNKVMSFLFYVIFLAYLRGIQSTNMDQRSLPEDSINSLIIRLIQADILKNKLSKQMVDIKENHHNTNQKAEAQQDMDGVENVKSDFQPVIPVDTDLLRQQRRYNSPRVLLSDNTPLEPPPLYLMEDYIGSSVVVNRTSRRKRYAEHKSHRGEYSVCDSESLWVTDKSSAIDIRGHQVTVLGEIKTGNSPVKQYFYETRCKEAKPVKNGCRGIDDKHWNSQCKTSQTYVRALTSENNKLVGWRWIRIDTSCVCALSRKMGRT; the protein is encoded by the coding sequence atCTTACAGGTGAACAAGGTGATGTCCTTCTTGTTTTATGTGATATTTCTTGCTTATCTTCGTGGCATCCAATCAACCAACATGGATCAAAGGAGTTTGCCAGAAGATTCAATAAATTCTCTCATTATTAGACTTATTCAGGcagacattttgaaaaacaagctTTCAAAGCAGATGGTAGATATTAAGGAAAACCATCATAACACAAATCAGAAAGCAGAGGCTCAGCAGGACATGGATGGAGTTGAAAATGTGAAATCAGACTTCCAGCCAGTTATCCCAGTGGATACAGACCTCTTAAGGCAGCAGAGACGCTACAATTCTCCCCGGGTCCTCCTGAGTGACAACACACCATTGGAGCCCCCACCATTGTATCTCATGGAGGATTATATTGGAAGTTCAGTGGTTGTGAACAGAACCTCCCGGAGGAAAAGGTATGCGGAGCACAAGAGCCACCGAGGGGAATATTCTGTTTGTGACAGTGAGAGCTTGTGGGTCACGGACAAATCCTCTGCTATTGACATTAGAGGACACCAGGTAACCGTGCTGGGAGAAATTAAAACGGGCAATTCCCCAGTTAAACAATACTTCTATGAAACAAGGTGTAAAGAAGCCAAGCCTGTAAAAAATGGCTGCCGAGGCATCGATGATAAGCACTGGAACTCCCAATGCAAGACTTCCCAAACTTATGTTAGAGCACTGacttcagaaaacaataaaCTAGTAGGCTGGAGATGGATCAGAATAGACACctcctgtgtgtgtgcattatcaagaaaaatgggaagaacATAA
- the NTF3 gene encoding neurotrophin-3 isoform X2 yields the protein MSFLFYVIFLAYLRGIQSTNMDQRSLPEDSINSLIIRLIQADILKNKLSKQMVDIKENHHNTNQKAEAQQDMDGVENVKSDFQPVIPVDTDLLRQQRRYNSPRVLLSDNTPLEPPPLYLMEDYIGSSVVVNRTSRRKRYAEHKSHRGEYSVCDSESLWVTDKSSAIDIRGHQVTVLGEIKTGNSPVKQYFYETRCKEAKPVKNGCRGIDDKHWNSQCKTSQTYVRALTSENNKLVGWRWIRIDTSCVCALSRKMGRT from the coding sequence ATGTCCTTCTTGTTTTATGTGATATTTCTTGCTTATCTTCGTGGCATCCAATCAACCAACATGGATCAAAGGAGTTTGCCAGAAGATTCAATAAATTCTCTCATTATTAGACTTATTCAGGcagacattttgaaaaacaagctTTCAAAGCAGATGGTAGATATTAAGGAAAACCATCATAACACAAATCAGAAAGCAGAGGCTCAGCAGGACATGGATGGAGTTGAAAATGTGAAATCAGACTTCCAGCCAGTTATCCCAGTGGATACAGACCTCTTAAGGCAGCAGAGACGCTACAATTCTCCCCGGGTCCTCCTGAGTGACAACACACCATTGGAGCCCCCACCATTGTATCTCATGGAGGATTATATTGGAAGTTCAGTGGTTGTGAACAGAACCTCCCGGAGGAAAAGGTATGCGGAGCACAAGAGCCACCGAGGGGAATATTCTGTTTGTGACAGTGAGAGCTTGTGGGTCACGGACAAATCCTCTGCTATTGACATTAGAGGACACCAGGTAACCGTGCTGGGAGAAATTAAAACGGGCAATTCCCCAGTTAAACAATACTTCTATGAAACAAGGTGTAAAGAAGCCAAGCCTGTAAAAAATGGCTGCCGAGGCATCGATGATAAGCACTGGAACTCCCAATGCAAGACTTCCCAAACTTATGTTAGAGCACTGacttcagaaaacaataaaCTAGTAGGCTGGAGATGGATCAGAATAGACACctcctgtgtgtgtgcattatcaagaaaaatgggaagaacATAA